In candidate division KSB1 bacterium, one genomic interval encodes:
- the groL gene encoding chaperonin GroEL (60 kDa chaperone family; promotes refolding of misfolded polypeptides especially under stressful conditions; forms two stacked rings of heptamers to form a barrel-shaped 14mer; ends can be capped by GroES; misfolded proteins enter the barrel where they are refolded when GroES binds) codes for MAKIINFDVEARAKLKTGLDILADTVKATLGPRGRNVVLEKKFGAPTITKDGVTVAKEIELEDPIENMGAQMVKEVASKTSDIAGDGTTTATVLAQAIFREGVKNVTAGSNPMHLKRGIELAVQKVVEEIKKMSKALPGKKEIAQVGSISANNDRAIGDLIADAMEKVGKDGVITVEEAKTMETTLDVVEGMQFDRGYLSPYFVTNVDTMEAILEDPFILIHDKKISVMKDLLPILEKTAQMGKPLLVIAEDVEGEALATLVVNKIRGTLKVAAVKAPGFGDRRKAMLEDIAILTGGRVISEETGFKLENVTISDLGRAKRVTIDKDNTTIVEGAGKTEDIKARINQIKKQIETTTSDYDREKLQERLAKLAGGVAVLKVGAATEVEMKEKKARVEDALHATRAAVEEGIVPGGGVVYIRAMKVLDDLDVEGDMKVGVNIVKRALEEPIRQIAENAGWEGSIVVQKVKEGKGAFGFNAETEQFEDLMEAGVIDPTKVSRIALENAASIAGLLLMTEATVAEKPEKEKTPAMPPGGGMGGMY; via the coding sequence ATGGCCAAGATCATTAATTTTGATGTGGAAGCCCGGGCGAAATTGAAAACTGGCCTGGATATTTTAGCCGATACAGTGAAAGCAACGTTAGGACCTAGAGGTCGAAATGTTGTGTTGGAGAAAAAATTTGGCGCCCCAACGATTACGAAAGACGGTGTGACTGTTGCCAAAGAGATTGAATTAGAGGATCCCATTGAGAACATGGGCGCTCAGATGGTAAAAGAAGTTGCATCGAAAACCAGCGATATTGCTGGGGATGGGACCACCACAGCAACAGTACTAGCACAAGCAATTTTTCGTGAAGGTGTAAAGAACGTCACTGCGGGTTCGAACCCGATGCATTTAAAGCGCGGAATTGAACTGGCAGTTCAGAAAGTCGTGGAAGAAATCAAAAAAATGAGCAAGGCTCTGCCAGGGAAAAAGGAGATCGCCCAGGTTGGAAGCATTTCTGCGAACAACGACCGTGCCATCGGTGATCTCATTGCTGATGCGATGGAAAAGGTGGGCAAAGATGGCGTGATTACCGTTGAAGAGGCCAAGACCATGGAGACCACGCTGGACGTGGTCGAAGGTATGCAGTTCGATCGCGGCTATCTATCGCCATATTTTGTGACCAATGTTGATACAATGGAGGCGATCCTTGAGGATCCGTTCATTTTAATTCATGATAAGAAGATCTCTGTCATGAAAGACTTGCTGCCGATCCTCGAAAAGACGGCGCAAATGGGCAAGCCATTATTGGTGATTGCGGAGGATGTTGAGGGTGAGGCATTGGCCACTTTAGTTGTCAATAAAATCCGTGGCACCCTGAAAGTTGCTGCTGTAAAGGCTCCTGGTTTCGGCGATCGTCGCAAGGCGATGTTGGAGGACATTGCGATCCTCACCGGCGGAAGAGTGATCTCTGAGGAGACTGGTTTCAAGTTGGAAAATGTGACCATCTCGGATCTCGGACGAGCCAAGCGGGTAACTATTGATAAGGATAATACCACGATCGTTGAGGGTGCAGGCAAGACTGAGGATATTAAGGCAAGGATCAATCAAATCAAGAAACAAATTGAGACCACTACGTCGGATTATGATCGCGAAAAATTGCAAGAGCGATTGGCAAAATTAGCTGGCGGCGTTGCGGTATTGAAGGTTGGAGCTGCCACCGAGGTCGAAATGAAAGAGAAGAAAGCGCGCGTAGAAGATGCGCTTCATGCCACTCGAGCAGCGGTCGAGGAAGGAATCGTTCCTGGCGGTGGTGTAGTTTACATTCGCGCCATGAAAGTCCTTGACGACTTGGATGTTGAGGGCGATATGAAGGTCGGTGTGAATATCGTGAAACGAGCGCTGGAAGAGCCGATTCGTCAGATCGCTGAGAACGCTGGATGGGAAGGCTCAATTGTGGTCCAGAAAGTGAAAGAGGGCAAAGGGGCCTTCGGGTTCAATGCTGAAACCGAGCAGTTCGAGGATCTAATGGAAGCTGGCGTGATCGATCCCACCAAAGTTTCTCGGATTGCGTTGGAAAACGCTGCCAGTATTGCGGGTCTGCTGTTAATGACTGAGGCGACGGTAGCGGAAAAGCCAGAGAAAGAAAAGACACCCGCAATGCCTCCGGGTGGCGGAATGGGCGGCATGTATTAA
- the folK gene encoding 2-amino-4-hydroxy-6-hydroxymethyldihydropteridine diphosphokinase yields MREIYLGLGSNLGDRLLNLTTCLNRLQESGLIDIIQLSPIYETEPVGVAEQPWFLNMVIEIETELTPPQLLRVTQATERQMGRIPTHRWGPRVIDIDILSFGKTILREPMLQIPHRMLHQRKFVLLPLRDIAVRFVHPELNREIDQLLAACQDRSRINLFMAVQELTGILNDGKAES; encoded by the coding sequence GTGCGTGAAATATACTTGGGGTTGGGTTCAAATTTAGGGGATCGCCTGCTCAATCTCACCACATGTTTGAATCGATTGCAAGAAAGCGGACTAATCGATATTATTCAACTATCCCCGATATATGAAACTGAGCCTGTTGGAGTGGCTGAGCAACCATGGTTTCTTAATATGGTCATTGAGATCGAAACCGAACTGACGCCACCACAACTGCTGCGAGTGACGCAGGCGACTGAAAGACAAATGGGAAGGATCCCAACGCACCGATGGGGACCTCGGGTGATTGATATTGATATTTTGAGCTTTGGGAAAACCATTTTAAGAGAGCCGATGCTCCAAATTCCTCATCGGATGCTGCATCAACGGAAGTTTGTGCTTTTGCCGCTTAGGGACATTGCCGTAAGGTTTGTCCATCCAGAATTGAATAGGGAGATTGATCAATTGCTTGCTGCTTGCCAGGATAGGAGCCGGATCAACTTATTTATGGCTGTACAGGAACTAACTGGTATTCTAAATGATGGAAAAGCTGAAAGCTGA
- the groES gene encoding co-chaperone GroES codes for MKIRPLADRVVVKPIEPEEKKQGGIIIPDTAKEKPQQGKVIAVGPGKISDSGEKIPMEVKVGDIVLYGKYSGTEVTIDNEDYLIMRESDILAVL; via the coding sequence ATGAAGATTAGACCCCTTGCCGATCGAGTTGTTGTAAAACCGATTGAACCAGAGGAAAAGAAACAAGGTGGCATTATTATTCCTGATACTGCAAAAGAGAAACCGCAGCAAGGAAAGGTGATTGCTGTTGGTCCTGGAAAGATTTCTGATAGTGGTGAGAAGATTCCTATGGAAGTAAAAGTTGGTGATATCGTGCTATATGGCAAATATTCCGGGACTGAAGTGACGATTGATAATGAAGATTATTTAATCATGCGTGAAAGCGATATTCTCGCTGTTTTATAA